The Hippea jasoniae genome includes a window with the following:
- a CDS encoding 6-phosphofructokinase, producing the protein MKIGIFTSGGDAAGMNPAIKAFVELAIENSFEPYFIYDGLEGLIDGKIEKADFHMVAGILHRGGTILRSSRSKRFYDKKYRQKAFDNLEKHGIERLIVLGGDGSFRAMDVFYKEFGINFAGIPVTIDNDIYGTDYCLGVDTALNVIRHLLDNIRDTASSFGRAFVVETMGRSCGYLAIVSAIASGAEICIAPELEVDFEGIKKRLKREIENGRTYILAVVGEGSNMTETVRDFLLNELKFDTRVTVLGHVQRGGNPTIFDRLMAYKFVECAIEHIKENIHHMVGFKNSKFYLIDIDSVANNKYKLDDFLIKLAQTKAV; encoded by the coding sequence ATGAAGATAGGAATATTCACATCAGGTGGAGATGCAGCTGGGATGAATCCGGCGATTAAGGCTTTTGTTGAGCTTGCAATAGAAAACTCCTTTGAGCCGTATTTTATATACGATGGACTGGAGGGATTAATAGACGGTAAGATTGAAAAGGCGGATTTTCATATGGTTGCTGGTATTTTGCACAGGGGAGGAACGATATTAAGGTCCTCTCGTTCAAAAAGGTTTTATGACAAAAAATACAGACAAAAAGCTTTCGATAACTTAGAAAAACACGGTATTGAGCGTCTGATTGTGCTTGGAGGTGATGGCTCGTTTAGAGCAATGGATGTTTTTTATAAAGAGTTTGGAATAAATTTTGCAGGGATTCCTGTTACAATCGACAACGACATATATGGAACAGACTACTGCCTTGGTGTGGATACGGCGTTAAATGTTATAAGGCATCTGCTTGATAATATAAGGGATACCGCATCATCTTTTGGAAGGGCTTTTGTTGTTGAAACAATGGGAAGAAGCTGTGGATATCTGGCTATTGTTTCGGCTATTGCAAGCGGTGCAGAGATCTGTATAGCACCTGAGCTTGAGGTTGATTTTGAAGGCATAAAAAAGAGGCTTAAAAGAGAAATTGAAAACGGTAGAACTTATATTCTTGCTGTTGTTGGTGAAGGGAGCAATATGACTGAAACAGTCAGAGATTTTTTGTTGAATGAACTAAAATTTGATACACGTGTTACTGTGCTTGGTCATGTGCAAAGAGGGGGAAATCCCACAATATTTGACCGCTTAATGGCTTATAAATTCGTTGAATGTGCAATTGAACATATAAAAGAAAACATTCACCATATGGTTGGCTTTAAGAATAGTAAATTTTATCTTATTGATATAGATAGTGTAGCAAACAACAAATATAAGTTAGATGACTTTCTTATAAAACTTGCCCAGACAAAAGCTGTTTAG
- a CDS encoding 2-oxoacid:acceptor oxidoreductase family protein has translation MKEIGLHGRGGQGVVMAGELLANIYFYEGYEVQFMPSYGAERRGAPSNAFVRVDNKKVLNRYSILVPDEIIVFNITLLSNLKLKDNGVALLNYPDGLSKKVSDAKIFCVDARSIANQLKLGTAAMPLVNTAMLGAYCRVSKDFSFDTLKRVYEDKMGSRASLNIRAAELAYESVREI, from the coding sequence ATGAAGGAAATTGGTTTACACGGTCGCGGAGGACAGGGAGTTGTTATGGCAGGTGAATTACTTGCCAATATCTATTTTTATGAAGGCTATGAGGTTCAGTTTATGCCTTCGTATGGTGCAGAAAGAAGGGGGGCTCCATCCAATGCATTTGTGAGAGTGGATAACAAAAAGGTTTTAAACCGTTATTCTATTCTGGTTCCCGATGAGATTATTGTTTTTAATATAACATTGCTTAGTAACTTAAAGCTAAAAGATAACGGAGTTGCCTTATTGAACTATCCAGATGGATTATCAAAGAAAGTTTCTGATGCTAAGATTTTTTGCGTTGATGCAAGGTCCATTGCAAATCAACTTAAACTTGGAACAGCTGCTATGCCACTTGTCAATACGGCTATGCTTGGGGCATATTGCAGGGTTTCTAAAGATTTTTCTTTTGATACGCTTAAGAGGGTGTATGAAGATAAAATGGGAAGCAGGGCTTCGTTAAATATCAGGGCAGCAGAATTAGCCTATGAAAGTGTGAGGGAGATATGA